One window of Solwaraspora sp. WMMA2056 genomic DNA carries:
- the pheS gene encoding phenylalanine--tRNA ligase subunit alpha, with protein sequence MTYRNDPYDPKQVALLDPAALAGAVADAEKAFAEAADLDALTALRHQHLGDRAPIALARREIGALPPAAKSDAGKRVNEARAAVQAAYDARRGELEAERARRVLAEERVDVTLPYDRRPRGARHPLTTLMERIGDLFVGMGYEVAEGPEAELEWTNFDALNISPDHPARGLMDTFHLDLPGLVLRTHTSPVQARTMLTRQPPIYVVCPGRVYRTDELDATHTPVFHQVEGLVVDRGITMAHLKGTLDHFAQAMFGADARTRWRPHYFPFTEPSAEFDVWFPQHRDGPRWVEWGGCGMVNPRVLRACGIDPEVYSGFAFGMGIERTLMFRHGISDMRDMVEGDVRFTRAFGMEV encoded by the coding sequence ATGACCTACCGCAACGACCCATACGATCCGAAGCAGGTCGCGCTGCTCGACCCGGCCGCGCTCGCCGGTGCGGTCGCCGACGCCGAGAAGGCGTTCGCCGAGGCCGCCGACCTGGACGCGTTGACCGCGCTGCGCCACCAGCACCTCGGTGACCGCGCCCCGATCGCGCTGGCCCGCCGGGAGATCGGCGCCCTGCCGCCGGCCGCCAAGTCCGACGCCGGCAAACGGGTCAACGAGGCCCGCGCCGCCGTGCAGGCCGCGTACGACGCCCGGCGCGGCGAACTCGAAGCCGAACGGGCCCGCCGGGTGCTGGCCGAGGAACGCGTCGACGTCACCCTGCCGTACGACCGCCGCCCGCGCGGCGCGCGGCACCCGCTGACCACCCTGATGGAACGCATCGGTGACCTGTTCGTCGGAATGGGCTACGAGGTCGCCGAAGGCCCCGAAGCCGAGCTGGAGTGGACCAACTTCGACGCGCTCAACATCAGCCCCGACCATCCGGCACGTGGGCTGATGGACACCTTCCACCTCGACCTGCCCGGCCTGGTGCTGCGCACCCACACCTCACCGGTGCAGGCCCGCACCATGCTGACCCGGCAGCCGCCGATCTACGTGGTCTGCCCGGGACGGGTCTACCGCACCGACGAACTCGACGCCACCCACACCCCGGTGTTCCACCAGGTCGAAGGGCTCGTCGTCGACCGGGGCATCACCATGGCGCACCTCAAGGGCACCCTCGACCACTTCGCCCAGGCGATGTTCGGCGCCGACGCGCGGACCCGCTGGCGGCCGCACTACTTCCCGTTCACCGAGCCGTCCGCCGAGTTCGACGTCTGGTTCCCGCAGCACCGCGACGGGCCACGGTGGGTCGAATGGGGCGGCTGCGGCATGGTCAACCCCCGGGTGCTGCGGGCCTGCGGCATCGACCCGGAGGTCTACTCCGGCTTCGCGTTCGGCATGGGCATCGAACGCACCCTGATGTTCCGCCACGGCATCAGCGACATGCGCGACATGGTGGAAGGCGACGTGCGGTTCACCCGCGCGTTCGGGATGGAGGTCTGA
- the rpmI gene encoding 50S ribosomal protein L35 yields MPKMKPHTGMGKRVKVTGRGKILSEQAGKRHLLEGKPSTRTRRLTGTVEVSPADVKRIKKLLGR; encoded by the coding sequence ATGCCAAAGATGAAGCCGCACACCGGCATGGGTAAGCGGGTCAAGGTGACCGGACGGGGCAAGATCCTGTCCGAGCAGGCCGGCAAGCGCCACCTGCTGGAGGGCAAGCCCTCCACCCGGACCCGTCGGCTCACCGGCACCGTCGAGGTGTCCCCGGCCGACGTCAAGCGCATCAAGAAGCTGCTCGGCCGCTGA
- a CDS encoding NUDIX domain-containing protein: MDRADHQRSRAGPDEAVGAHMAEDRSVLAIFVDVRGFTRWSETNEVFINLDQFIAGFFTILRRRFPETYSLKPLGDGALLICEIPERNSPRELAAMLSRVLTIVNRVDADFARHCAEFANRVGHRTDLRLGWGVVRKVIRTGDDWAGHNLNKCSRLCAEARPFGIVIDRDDFPELPRDVRGMTSQIRRLRGIGEVPVWVSHEIASQFVPRERLRETPEVHVAGICFTEDHSGGIRLLLARRSAERALFPGLLEGCGGQLRYSETFTDGVRRHFQQEMGLDVEVREDLHCFYTIREADVPVIPGIRFLCRRVGRGEPSSGNHSELRWMSEEEFAAIPATEFVGGLKAEVLELLARYRQTRQR; the protein is encoded by the coding sequence ATGGACCGGGCAGATCACCAGCGGAGCCGTGCGGGACCCGACGAGGCGGTGGGAGCGCACATGGCGGAGGACCGCAGCGTCCTGGCGATCTTCGTCGACGTGCGCGGATTCACCCGGTGGTCCGAGACCAACGAGGTCTTCATCAACCTCGACCAGTTCATCGCCGGGTTCTTCACGATCCTGCGGCGACGCTTCCCCGAGACGTACAGCCTCAAGCCGCTCGGCGACGGTGCCCTGCTGATCTGCGAGATCCCGGAACGCAACAGCCCTCGTGAACTGGCGGCGATGCTCTCCCGGGTGCTGACGATCGTCAACCGCGTCGACGCCGACTTCGCCCGACACTGTGCTGAGTTCGCCAACCGGGTCGGCCACCGCACCGACCTACGACTCGGCTGGGGCGTCGTCCGCAAGGTCATCCGCACCGGCGACGACTGGGCCGGGCACAACCTCAACAAGTGCTCCCGGCTGTGCGCCGAGGCCCGCCCGTTCGGCATCGTCATCGACCGCGACGACTTCCCCGAGCTCCCCCGCGACGTGCGCGGCATGACCAGCCAGATCCGTCGGCTACGCGGTATCGGCGAGGTGCCGGTCTGGGTGAGTCACGAGATCGCCTCGCAGTTCGTGCCGCGTGAACGGCTGCGCGAGACGCCCGAGGTGCACGTCGCCGGGATCTGTTTCACCGAGGACCACAGCGGCGGCATCCGGCTACTGCTGGCCCGTCGGTCGGCCGAGCGGGCGCTGTTTCCCGGCCTCCTGGAGGGCTGCGGAGGGCAGCTTCGCTACTCCGAGACGTTCACTGACGGCGTCCGCCGGCACTTTCAGCAGGAGATGGGCCTGGACGTCGAGGTCCGCGAGGACCTGCACTGCTTCTACACGATCCGGGAGGCCGACGTGCCGGTGATCCCGGGCATCCGGTTCCTCTGCCGCCGGGTCGGGCGCGGTGAGCCGTCCTCAGGCAATCACTCCGAGCTGCGCTGGATGAGCGAGGAGGAGTTCGCGGCGATCCCGGCCACGGAGTTCGTCGGCGGGTTGAAGGCCGAGGTGCTGGAACTGCTGGCCCGTTACCGGCAGACCCGGCAGCGGTGA
- a CDS encoding RNA methyltransferase: MTAPRPAGRLDHVPAEATGQSPGGRTAAPFTTRTPRIVAARRLHRRRDRDATRRFLAEGPQAVREALAAPGVVRELFTTAAGLHRYADLVDAAAATGATVSTVDDDALTALTETVTPQGVVAVCDHVDVTLDAALGRRPTLVAALAEIRDPGNAGTVLRTADAAGAGAVIFAGAAVDPYNGKCVRASAGSLFHLDVVRHDDPAHAVDALRAAGLRVLATTGHGDTDLDDLADSGALAAPTAWLFGTEAHGLPVELVDRADARVRVPLYGRAESLNLAAAAAVCLYTSARAQRPGRPPR, translated from the coding sequence ATGACCGCACCACGGCCAGCCGGACGCCTCGACCACGTTCCGGCCGAGGCAACGGGCCAGTCCCCGGGCGGGCGGACAGCGGCACCGTTCACCACCCGTACCCCCAGGATCGTGGCCGCCCGGCGGCTGCACCGCCGCCGCGACCGCGACGCCACGCGGCGCTTCCTCGCCGAAGGCCCGCAGGCGGTCCGCGAAGCCCTCGCCGCGCCGGGCGTGGTCCGGGAACTGTTCACCACCGCCGCCGGCCTGCACCGGTACGCCGACCTCGTCGACGCGGCGGCCGCCACCGGTGCCACCGTCTCCACCGTCGACGACGACGCCCTCACCGCGCTGACCGAGACCGTCACCCCGCAGGGCGTCGTCGCCGTCTGCGACCACGTCGACGTCACCCTCGACGCCGCGCTGGGCCGGCGCCCCACCCTGGTCGCCGCCCTCGCCGAGATCCGCGACCCCGGCAACGCCGGCACCGTCCTGCGCACCGCCGACGCCGCCGGAGCCGGCGCGGTGATCTTCGCCGGTGCCGCCGTCGACCCCTACAACGGCAAGTGCGTCCGGGCCAGCGCCGGCAGCCTGTTCCACCTCGACGTGGTCCGCCACGACGACCCGGCCCACGCCGTCGACGCGCTCCGCGCCGCCGGCCTGCGGGTGCTGGCCACCACCGGCCACGGCGACACCGACCTCGACGACCTCGCCGACTCCGGGGCGCTGGCCGCGCCCACCGCCTGGCTCTTCGGCACCGAGGCCCACGGCCTGCCCGTTGAACTGGTCGACCGCGCCGACGCCCGGGTCCGGGTCCCGCTGTACGGGCGCGCCGAGAGCCTGAACCTGGCTGCCGCCGCCGCCGTCTGCCTGTACACTTCGGCCAGAGCACAGCGCCCAGGAAGGCCCCCGCGATGA
- a CDS encoding SGNH/GDSL hydrolase family protein: MRPSDNHTYTADSTTPVRGTRSAGRAAAFSGGSVLAVTIAAALAATVGAAAPSGPSAHARPAGTDGRGATWVAAWAPSPVEGSTIPWSDCPAGDGLADQTIRNVAFVSAGGTAVRVRVTNTFGTRALKVGRASVAVQRDGATAVAGSMRELTFGGQREVTVAAGGRALSDPVPLRVAALSTLLVSVYVPEPTGPVTNHPFTAQGNHLAAGDRATAPTADGYADTPCWMLVDGIDIQAGPRVVGSVVALGDSITDTASTTGNANQRWPDHLARRLHDRPGPTLSVVNAGLGGNRLLAPRDGEPYWGVPALARLERDVYAQTGVRAVILLEGTNDIGYSTPAADIIAGYQQVIVQTRAQGLPIFGGTVPPFGGSFLDTPERQEIWHDVNHWIRTSGAFDGVIDFAAALADPTDPNRLAATYDSGDHLHPNDAGCAAMADAVDLAALLRR; this comes from the coding sequence GTGCGTCCCAGCGACAATCACACCTACACGGCTGACTCAACCACCCCGGTCCGAGGTACCCGATCAGCGGGGCGGGCGGCGGCGTTCAGCGGTGGCTCAGTCCTGGCGGTCACGATCGCGGCCGCGCTCGCCGCGACCGTCGGCGCGGCCGCACCCTCAGGGCCCTCGGCACACGCCCGACCGGCGGGCACCGACGGGCGCGGCGCGACATGGGTCGCCGCCTGGGCGCCGAGCCCGGTCGAGGGCAGCACGATTCCCTGGTCGGACTGCCCGGCCGGGGACGGGCTGGCCGACCAGACCATCCGCAACGTCGCCTTCGTCAGCGCCGGCGGCACGGCGGTGCGGGTACGGGTCACCAACACGTTCGGCACCCGGGCACTGAAGGTCGGCCGGGCGTCGGTCGCCGTCCAACGCGACGGTGCGACCGCTGTCGCCGGCTCGATGCGGGAGCTGACCTTCGGCGGGCAGCGGGAGGTCACCGTGGCCGCCGGCGGGCGGGCACTCAGCGACCCGGTGCCGTTGCGGGTCGCCGCACTCAGCACCCTGCTGGTCAGCGTCTACGTACCGGAGCCGACCGGGCCGGTGACCAACCATCCGTTCACCGCCCAGGGCAACCACCTCGCGGCCGGTGACCGGGCGACCGCACCGACCGCCGACGGGTACGCCGACACGCCGTGCTGGATGCTGGTCGACGGAATCGACATACAGGCGGGCCCCAGGGTCGTCGGCAGCGTCGTCGCGCTGGGCGACTCGATCACCGACACCGCCAGCACCACCGGCAACGCCAACCAACGCTGGCCGGACCATCTCGCCCGCCGGCTGCACGACCGCCCCGGACCCACCCTGTCCGTGGTGAACGCCGGGCTCGGTGGCAACCGGCTGCTCGCCCCGCGCGACGGCGAACCGTACTGGGGTGTGCCTGCGCTGGCCCGCCTGGAACGCGACGTCTACGCCCAGACCGGGGTACGGGCGGTGATCCTCCTGGAGGGCACCAACGACATCGGCTACAGCACCCCGGCCGCCGACATCATCGCCGGCTATCAGCAGGTCATCGTGCAGACCCGGGCACAGGGGCTGCCGATCTTCGGTGGCACCGTGCCGCCGTTCGGCGGCTCGTTCCTGGACACTCCTGAGCGGCAGGAGATCTGGCACGACGTCAACCACTGGATTCGGACCAGCGGCGCGTTCGACGGGGTTATCGACTTCGCGGCGGCGCTGGCCGACCCGACCGATCCGAACCGGCTGGCGGCCACCTACGACAGCGGCGACCACCTGCACCCCAACGACGCCGGCTGCGCCGCGATGGCCGACGCCGTCGACCTCGCCGCCCTGCTGCGCCGCTGA
- a CDS encoding DUF427 domain-containing protein encodes MPKAIWNGLVIAESDDTVVVEGNHYFPRSSLRDDLVRDSDTHTHCPWKGDASYFSLEHEGQRSADAVWYYPEPLPAADMIRDRVAFWRDVEVVD; translated from the coding sequence ATGCCGAAGGCCATCTGGAACGGGCTCGTGATTGCCGAGAGCGACGACACGGTCGTCGTCGAAGGAAACCACTACTTCCCCAGGTCGTCGCTGCGTGACGACCTGGTACGCGACTCCGACACCCACACGCACTGCCCGTGGAAGGGCGACGCATCCTACTTCTCGCTGGAGCACGAGGGTCAGCGCAGCGCCGACGCCGTCTGGTACTACCCGGAGCCGCTACCGGCGGCTGACATGATCCGGGACCGGGTCGCCTTCTGGCGCGACGTCGAAGTCGTCGACTGA
- a CDS encoding phenylalanine--tRNA ligase subunit beta — translation MRIAISWLREHVDLPADLTTQQLEDALVGLGLEVESIVDLAGSVTGSLVVGEVREIEELTGFKKPIRFCRVDVGTANGTGEPQEIVCGATNFAAGDKVVVILPGGVLPGGFAIGARKTYGRNSNGMICSARELGVSDDHAGIIVLPPDVTAAPGDDARPVVGLDDVVVEVEITPDRGYAMSVRGIVRELAQALGVPWRDPAAVDAPGATDTPAYPVEVRDTVGCDRFAARIVRGIDPTAPTPQWMVRRLTTAGVRSISLAVDITNYVMLELGQPMHAFDADRIAGPLVVRRAVAGEKLTTLDGVARVLDAEDMVICDDTGPISLAAVMGGETSEVVADTRTVLFEAAHWDPVMVGRTARRHKLFSEAAKRWERGVDPALPLVAIDRAVRLLTEHAGGEAGAEILDIDHVAPPAPIVIDAGLPGRRVGVAYPPQRVVELLEAVGCTVATGARAGVASASTVATGAATATSAASAPDDGAAPLVVAPPSWRPDLTDPADLVEEVVRLDGYDNVPSALPPAPAGRGLTATQRRRRSVARALAEAGHVEALCYPFVSPRAADDLGLPADDPRRDAVRLANPLADTDPLLRTTLLPPLLATLRRNIGRGQRDVALYEIGVVFQPRTGAAAPPAMGVDDRPDDAVFAAADAAVPHQPWHVAVVLAGEVAPGGWWGAGRPASWADAVEAGRIVLDAAGVPAGRVEVRAGEYAPWHPGRCAELLVDGVVVGHAGELHPAAVAALELPRRTCAMELDLDAVPPAPVVPAPDFASFPPALIDVALVVDEATPAAQVRAALVAGAGELLESVRLFDVYAGEQLGAGRKSLAYKLVFRAPDRTLTVEEAVAARDGAVAEAATRLGATLRGA, via the coding sequence ATGCGGATCGCAATCTCCTGGCTGCGCGAACACGTCGACCTGCCCGCCGACCTGACGACGCAGCAGCTCGAAGACGCCCTCGTCGGGCTCGGCCTGGAAGTCGAGTCCATCGTCGACCTGGCCGGCTCGGTCACCGGCTCCCTCGTCGTCGGCGAGGTCCGCGAGATCGAGGAACTCACCGGCTTCAAGAAGCCGATCCGGTTCTGCCGGGTCGACGTCGGCACCGCCAACGGCACCGGCGAACCACAGGAAATCGTCTGCGGCGCCACCAACTTCGCCGCCGGCGACAAGGTCGTCGTCATCCTGCCCGGCGGGGTGCTGCCCGGCGGCTTCGCCATCGGCGCCCGCAAAACCTACGGGCGCAACTCCAACGGCATGATCTGCTCCGCCCGCGAACTGGGCGTCAGCGACGACCACGCCGGCATCATCGTGCTGCCACCGGACGTCACCGCCGCGCCCGGCGACGACGCCCGGCCCGTCGTCGGCCTCGACGACGTCGTGGTCGAGGTCGAGATCACCCCCGACCGGGGGTACGCCATGTCGGTACGCGGGATCGTCCGGGAACTCGCCCAGGCGCTCGGCGTACCGTGGCGGGACCCGGCGGCTGTCGACGCACCCGGCGCCACCGACACCCCGGCGTACCCGGTCGAGGTCCGCGACACCGTCGGCTGCGACCGGTTCGCCGCCCGGATCGTGCGCGGCATCGACCCGACCGCGCCGACGCCGCAGTGGATGGTCCGCCGGCTGACCACCGCCGGGGTACGCAGCATCAGCCTCGCCGTCGACATCACCAACTACGTGATGCTCGAACTCGGCCAGCCGATGCACGCCTTCGACGCCGACCGGATCGCCGGCCCGCTGGTGGTGCGCCGGGCGGTCGCGGGGGAGAAGCTGACCACCCTGGACGGGGTGGCCCGGGTCCTCGACGCCGAGGACATGGTGATCTGCGACGACACCGGGCCGATCTCGCTCGCCGCCGTGATGGGCGGCGAGACCAGCGAGGTCGTCGCCGACACCCGTACCGTGCTGTTCGAGGCCGCCCACTGGGACCCGGTGATGGTCGGGCGCACCGCCCGGCGGCACAAGCTGTTCAGCGAGGCCGCCAAGCGGTGGGAACGCGGCGTCGACCCGGCGCTGCCGCTGGTCGCCATCGACCGTGCCGTCCGGCTGCTCACCGAACACGCCGGCGGCGAGGCCGGCGCGGAGATCCTCGACATCGACCACGTCGCCCCACCGGCCCCGATCGTGATCGACGCCGGGCTGCCGGGCCGCCGGGTCGGGGTGGCGTACCCGCCGCAGCGGGTCGTCGAACTGCTGGAAGCCGTCGGCTGCACCGTGGCGACCGGCGCGCGGGCCGGAGTGGCCAGCGCCAGCACCGTCGCGACCGGGGCGGCGACCGCCACCTCGGCGGCGTCGGCACCCGACGACGGCGCCGCGCCGCTGGTCGTCGCCCCGCCGAGCTGGCGGCCCGACCTGACCGACCCGGCCGACCTGGTCGAGGAGGTGGTCCGGCTGGACGGCTACGACAACGTGCCCAGCGCCTTGCCGCCGGCCCCGGCCGGGCGTGGGCTCACCGCCACCCAGCGGCGACGCCGGTCGGTGGCGCGGGCGCTGGCCGAAGCCGGCCACGTCGAGGCGCTGTGCTACCCGTTCGTCTCCCCGCGGGCCGCCGACGACCTGGGGCTGCCCGCCGACGACCCGCGCCGCGACGCGGTCCGGCTGGCCAATCCGCTGGCCGACACCGACCCGCTGCTGCGCACCACCCTGCTGCCGCCACTGCTGGCGACGCTGCGGCGCAACATCGGCCGGGGGCAGCGCGACGTCGCGCTCTACGAGATCGGCGTGGTGTTCCAGCCCCGCACGGGCGCTGCCGCGCCACCGGCGATGGGCGTCGACGACCGGCCCGACGACGCGGTGTTCGCCGCCGCCGACGCCGCCGTACCGCACCAGCCGTGGCACGTCGCCGTGGTGCTCGCCGGTGAGGTGGCCCCGGGTGGCTGGTGGGGTGCCGGACGCCCGGCCAGCTGGGCCGACGCCGTCGAAGCCGGCCGGATCGTGCTCGACGCCGCCGGCGTCCCGGCCGGCCGGGTCGAGGTCCGGGCCGGCGAGTACGCACCCTGGCATCCCGGCCGCTGCGCCGAGCTGCTGGTCGACGGGGTCGTGGTCGGCCACGCCGGGGAGCTGCACCCGGCGGCGGTCGCCGCGCTGGAACTGCCTCGGCGTACCTGCGCGATGGAGCTGGACCTGGACGCGGTGCCGCCGGCTCCGGTCGTGCCGGCACCGGACTTCGCCAGCTTCCCGCCGGCGTTGATCGACGTCGCGTTGGTCGTCGACGAGGCCACCCCGGCGGCGCAGGTCCGCGCCGCGCTGGTGGCCGGTGCCGGCGAGCTGCTCGAATCGGTCCGGCTCTTCGACGTGTACGCCGGCGAGCAGCTCGGCGCCGGGCGCAAGTCTCTGGCGTACAAGCTGGTGTTCCGGGCCCCGGACCGCACGCTGACTGTGGAGGAGGCGGTGGCGGCCCGCGACGGCGCGGTCGCCGAGGCCGCTACGCGGCTCGGGGCCACCCTGCGCGGCGCCTGA
- the infC gene encoding translation initiation factor IF-3, translating into MNEQIRAREVRLVGPEGEQVGIVPLERALQLAADVDLDLVEVAPMARPPVCKLMDFGKFKYESALKAREARRNQQQTVIKEMKLRPKIDPHDYETKKGHVVRFLKAGDKVKVTIMFRGREQSRPELGYRLLRRLESEISDLGYVEAAPKQDGRNMIMVLAPHRATKAAAAAATAARVGPGREPRDGVAEGTPAAEVEPAGNTGE; encoded by the coding sequence GTGAACGAGCAGATCCGGGCACGTGAGGTCCGACTGGTCGGCCCTGAAGGTGAGCAGGTGGGCATCGTCCCGCTGGAGCGCGCCCTGCAGCTGGCCGCGGACGTCGACCTGGACCTGGTTGAGGTTGCGCCGATGGCGCGCCCGCCGGTGTGCAAGCTCATGGACTTCGGCAAGTTCAAGTACGAGAGCGCACTCAAGGCGCGCGAAGCGCGGCGTAACCAGCAGCAGACCGTCATCAAGGAAATGAAGCTCCGGCCCAAGATCGATCCGCACGACTACGAGACCAAGAAGGGTCACGTGGTGCGGTTCCTCAAGGCCGGCGACAAGGTCAAGGTCACGATCATGTTCCGTGGTCGGGAGCAGAGCCGACCGGAGCTGGGCTACCGGCTGCTGCGCCGGCTCGAATCGGAGATCTCGGATCTGGGGTACGTCGAGGCCGCCCCCAAGCAGGACGGCCGGAACATGATCATGGTGCTGGCCCCGCACCGGGCCACCAAGGCAGCGGCGGCCGCCGCCACCGCGGCCCGGGTCGGACCCGGCCGCGAACCGCGCGACGGTGTCGCCGAGGGAACACCGGCCGCCGAGGTCGAACCCGCCGGCAACACCGGCGAGTGA
- the rplT gene encoding 50S ribosomal protein L20 — MARVKRSVNAQKKRRTLLEDASGYRGQRSRLYRKAKEQVLHSMQYAYRDRRDRKGDFRQLWITRINAAARANGMTYNRLIQGLRLAGVEVDRKILADLAVNDAPAFAALVEVARTAVAAEGTGGAAAQAA, encoded by the coding sequence ATGGCACGCGTCAAGCGGTCCGTCAACGCTCAGAAGAAGCGCCGTACCCTGCTGGAGGACGCCAGCGGCTACCGGGGCCAGCGCTCCCGGCTGTACCGCAAGGCCAAGGAGCAGGTGCTGCACTCGATGCAGTACGCCTACCGGGACCGTCGTGACCGCAAGGGCGACTTCCGGCAGTTGTGGATCACCCGGATCAACGCGGCGGCCCGCGCCAACGGGATGACCTACAACCGGCTCATCCAGGGCCTGCGCCTGGCGGGTGTCGAGGTCGACCGCAAGATCCTCGCCGATCTCGCGGTCAACGACGCCCCCGCCTTCGCGGCGCTGGTCGAGGTGGCCCGTACCGCAGTGGCCGCCGAAGGCACCGGCGGCGCGGCGGCCCAGGCCGCCTGA
- a CDS encoding PH domain-containing protein, protein MCWSLAAALVVVFTTVSFGLTGSTGENLGTFQRGDQAAMIGLGVLGALIILMFTRPRVAADAAGIRVRNVLRSYELPWELVVAVRFDRDAAWASLELRDDELVPVLALQAVDREHAVEAVRALRALHAAATNG, encoded by the coding sequence ATGTGCTGGTCGTTGGCGGCCGCGCTGGTGGTGGTGTTCACGACCGTCAGCTTCGGCCTGACCGGCTCCACCGGGGAGAACCTCGGCACCTTCCAGCGTGGCGACCAGGCGGCGATGATCGGCCTGGGCGTGCTCGGTGCACTGATCATCCTGATGTTCACCCGGCCCCGGGTCGCCGCCGACGCCGCCGGGATCCGGGTCCGCAACGTCCTGCGCTCGTACGAGCTGCCGTGGGAGCTCGTGGTCGCGGTGCGGTTCGACCGGGACGCCGCCTGGGCCAGCCTGGAGTTGCGCGACGACGAGCTGGTCCCGGTGCTGGCGTTGCAGGCGGTCGACCGGGAGCACGCCGTCGAGGCCGTCCGCGCCCTGCGGGCGCTGCACGCCGCCGCCACGAACGGCTGA
- a CDS encoding DMT family transporter — protein sequence MSTPDDPPPTVRPAARRLPGVLAPWLALVVAGLGGVASASQSAVNAELGARMGSAAIGAVANNIGGSLLVAAGLVLLPSMRSGLRTLRAARLPWWTYLGGIGGAFFVTTATYAVPVLGVAVLTIAQVAGNSLGGLVVDRVGLAPAGRLAVTGPRLAGALLGVGAVVVAQLGRPVGQFAVGLIVLAVVGGLAVSIQSALNGRVSAASTTAMGIVANFVVSTPLVLIAAGLLGAYGAAVGRPWPGEWYLYLGGLFGVGIVVALLVGVRSVGVLRTGLGVVAGQLVGALLIDVAVPGGPGASWGLLAGAALIIVAVVVSGRGARQPARTTPPTPKIATILQKSMDKSDKNSR from the coding sequence CCGCCTTCCCGGGGTGCTGGCGCCCTGGCTGGCGCTGGTCGTCGCCGGCCTCGGCGGCGTCGCGTCCGCCTCGCAGAGCGCGGTCAACGCCGAACTCGGCGCCCGGATGGGCAGCGCCGCCATCGGCGCGGTCGCCAACAACATCGGCGGCTCCCTGCTGGTCGCCGCCGGACTGGTGCTCCTGCCGTCGATGCGGTCCGGGCTGCGCACCCTGCGGGCGGCCCGGCTGCCCTGGTGGACGTACCTGGGTGGGATCGGCGGGGCGTTCTTCGTCACCACCGCCACCTACGCGGTGCCGGTGCTCGGGGTGGCGGTGCTGACCATCGCCCAGGTGGCCGGCAACAGCCTCGGCGGGCTCGTCGTGGACCGGGTCGGGCTGGCGCCCGCCGGCCGGCTCGCGGTCACCGGTCCCCGGCTGGCCGGGGCGCTGCTCGGCGTCGGCGCGGTCGTGGTGGCCCAGCTGGGGCGGCCGGTGGGGCAGTTTGCGGTCGGGTTGATCGTGCTCGCCGTCGTCGGTGGGCTGGCGGTGTCGATCCAGTCCGCGCTCAACGGCCGGGTGTCGGCGGCCAGCACCACCGCCATGGGCATCGTGGCGAACTTCGTGGTCAGTACCCCGTTGGTGCTGATCGCCGCCGGCCTGCTGGGGGCGTACGGGGCGGCTGTTGGCCGTCCCTGGCCGGGCGAGTGGTACCTCTACCTCGGTGGGCTGTTCGGGGTGGGCATCGTGGTGGCGCTGCTGGTCGGGGTCCGGTCGGTGGGGGTGCTGCGGACCGGTCTCGGGGTGGTCGCCGGCCAGCTCGTCGGCGCGCTGCTGATCGACGTAGCCGTCCCCGGCGGACCCGGTGCCAGTTGGGGACTGCTGGCCGGCGCGGCACTGATCATCGTCGCGGTGGTCGTCTCCGGCCGGGGTGCCCGTCAGCCTGCCCGCACCACCCCTCCGACTCCCAAGATCGCGACGATCTTGCAGAAATCGATGGACAAAAGCGACAAAAACTCTCGATAA